The following coding sequences are from one Triticum dicoccoides isolate Atlit2015 ecotype Zavitan chromosome 4A, WEW_v2.0, whole genome shotgun sequence window:
- the LOC119289681 gene encoding F-box protein At5g49610-like, whose translation MADSSGATVFDDLPEWLIVDEILSRLPAKDVLRCRAVRKSWRSTTSTDTFILQHHRHQPSLPIIEHLNGICRLDRVSNDQKILPVLQYAGRSPITGDDLMHRAVCDGLIILAQKPDYYICNPATRKCASLPLPPLQPGFSNDEIVGFYRHQPSGEYRMLWASYSTHIRVELPDYFVLTVGSVQPRRIQWQAVSEKGFPTMSARDCPPVHHRGSLHWAVGLNITVFDPVAETFRHMSRPAQLGDMVSLLDTAGGALALCRTDRTYVTFDVWVLQDYDAETWGFQYHINLSAMVASPPLDLRIKYVPRMAVINEHELVIGYPDRLLHCNIDGVFVANLESEEHGNYLMLTRHRLQESMISLPLFEKQEEDAVNKEPPFLMVL comes from the coding sequence ATGGCAGACAGCAGCGGCGCTACCGTCTTCGACGACCTGCCTGAGTGGCTCATCGTCGACGAGATCCTCTCCCGGTTGCCAGCCAAAGACGTACTCCGCTGCCGCGCCGTCCGCAAGTCGTGGCGCAGCACCACTTCCACCGACACGTTCATCCTTCAGCACCACCGCCATCAGCCCTCGCTCCCCATCATCGAGCACCTAAACGGCATTTGCCGCCTCGACAGAGTCTCCAATGATCAAAAGATACTGCCCGTCCTACAGTATGCAGGCAGAAGCCCTATTACAGGGGACGACCTTATGCACCGTGCCGTCTGTGATGGCCTCATCATCCTGGCGCAGAAGCCTGATTACTACATCTGTAACCCGGCCACTCGCAAGTGTGCTTCCCTGCCACTCCCTCCACTACAGCCAGGCTTCAGCAACGATGAAATAGTCGGCTTCTACCGGCACCAGCCATCTGGAGAATATCGGATGCTCTGGGCGTCATACTCGACACACATCAGGGTTGAATTGCCTGATTACTTTGTCCTCACAGTGGGATCAGTCCAGCCAAGACGCATCCAGTGGCAGGCAGTTTCAGAAAAAGGGTTTCCCACTATGTCGGCCCGTGATTGTCCACCGGTCCATCATCGTGGTAGCCTCCACTGGGCAGTGGGCCTCAACATAACTGTATTTGATCCCGTAGCCGAGACATTCCGGCACATGAGCCGCCCAGCGCAGTTGGGTGATATGGTGTCATTGTTGGATACTGCCGGCGGCGCACTCGCTTTGTGCCGCACTGATCGTACCTACGTCACTTTTGATGTTTGGGTGTTGCAGGACTATGATGCCGAAACCTGGGGCTTTCAGTACCATATTAACTTGTCAGCGATGGTGGCATCGCCACCACTTGATTTGAGGATCAAATATGTCCCTAGGATGGCTGTTATCAATGAGCATGAGCTGGTTATCGGTTATCCTGACCGTCTGCTGCATTGTAACATTGATGGTGTGTTTGTAGCAAATCTGGAAAGTGAAGAGCATGGAAACTACTTGATGCTCACTCGGCATCGTCTCcaagagagcatgatttcacttccaTTGTTTGAGAAGCAAGAAGAAGATGCTGTGAACAAGGAGCCTCCATTCCTCATGGTGCTATAA